Genomic window (Vigna radiata var. radiata cultivar VC1973A unplaced genomic scaffold, Vradiata_ver6 scaffold_332, whole genome shotgun sequence):
ATTATTAGATTTCAAATTTGGGCGTAGATCGAATTAGAAACCCATTATTCTATgaattctaaaattttgtttaattattatacagTCCACTATGATGTTGCGGTCGGTTATGCCACCGTGACAGTGTGCTATATAAGCAGCAAGAGGGAATACGTTACTGGCAGTACCGCAAACAAATAAGCATAGTGTTATACAAAGAGAAAGATTAAGCCGGAAGTGGTAGTCACTCAAAATGGAGAGAAGTATGCGTGTGGCTTTTCCACTCGTAGTTTTTGCAGTGGCGAGCGTATGTTATGGGATGGCAGACTCAGCAGTGGTGAGACCTCCGCCGACGAATTTGAAGTGGCATTATTACAAGATCACCAATACATGCCGCGACGCGGAGGAGTACGTCCGACACCAAGTTAAACTATTTTGGGATAGTGACAGAAGCATTACGGCAAAGCTCCTTCGTTTGGTTTACACCGACTGTTTTGTCACTGTATGTACTCTTAACTTTGTTTATCCTGATACTgcttgtaatttttctttcctaCTCACTTCTCAACTTTCCAACACAAAGGAAAGCCTGCTACTTTAGAAGCAGAATACTGACTATATCTACGCATGGATAACAAAAAAAGCCCGACCTTGGCTTATATACCAGGAGGCATACAAAGATAGTGTTGTCAAAAGTCCAACATAATCAAATCACTATGTTCATTTAGGTCGTTGGAGTTTAACAGATTAGAGTTTAAATCATAGCATGACAGTTACGTTATGCATGATTTGTATTACAAACCTTTCAGACGAAAGGATGTTTCGTTCTTTTTCCCCTCTATACCTTAAATAACATTTTGTGGCCTAGGGATGTGATGCGTCCATTCTGCTTGACGAAGGACCAAATCCAGAGAAAAAAGCAGAACAAAACCGGGGGCTTGGAGGATTTGTAGCCATTGACAAGATCAAATATGTTCTGGAATCACGATGCCCTGGAAAAGTCTCCTGTGCTGATATACTTCACCTCGCCACCAGAGATGCTGTTCATCTGGTACTCTCTCGACACCCATTTCTATATAGAAGCATACTCGTCTACTTTCCACTTGCCACTTTATTATGAAAGGGCTAAGATTTAAGCGGTAGAAAAAGTAACCGATTTCAGGACTGATGTCAACAGGCAGGTGGACCATCTTACCCAGTTTTAACAGGAAGAAAGGACAGCAGTACATCAGATGCTGCATCGGTAGACCTTCCATCGCCATCCATCTCGCTGCAGAAACTTCTAGAGTATTTCAGATCGAGGAACTTGAATGAAGTACACATGACAACACTTCTAGGTAAGGAAGACCTACATTCCACTAGAAATTACATACTAtaatgtttctaattttttggTTGGAATGAATGTGTTTGCTGCAAATCAACACAGGAGCACACACACTGGGGAGAACACATTGTAGCTACATTGTTGACCGCCTGTACAACTACACCGGGTCCGGCAAACCCGATCCAAGCATGAGTGCCACTCTACTAGAGTCACTTAGAAAACTTTGCCCGCCAAGGAAGAAGGGACAGCCAGATCCTCTGGTATACCTAAACCCAGAGTCTGTATCAAATTACAACTTCACAGAGTCATACTACAGAAGGATCCTATCCAACGACGCTGTCCTAGGAGTTGATCAACAATTACTATATGGTGGTAACACTAAACAGATAACCGAGGAGTTCGCCGCGGGATTCGAAGATTTTCGGAAAAATTTTGCCGCAGCAATGTACCAAATGGGGAATTTCAAGGTTTTAACAGGAAACCAAGGTGAAATACGCATAAATTGCCGATATGCAAATAAGTAGGAGGCGAAATTGGATGATTAGAGTGGACCAAGTTATGCCCAGTATAAACagatttgtttgtgttttgaaGGTAAAGAATAATACATGAATAATACCCTCTTTGTCTTTTATAACTTGTGAGTTTCAGCAATTCAATTCACTAAAACAATCTTCTTGGTACAgcatatataaaagataaatccTTTCTGTTAATTAAAACCACAAAAATTGACTACATGTTCCCATATCTTACAACAATCCTTCCTATGACATCCACCCTCTATTTTCTAGTATACGCGTGTGCTTTTTCCGTATTCCAAATTCTCTGGGTAGTAAAAAACCTTCTGTACAATTTTCTCCAGAATGACTCGAaccaaaaattcaaagaaataatTTGTCTGCATAACCTGTGCACTTATCCATGATATAAATTGATTAACCTGGGAGCATCCAGAGTGATGAAAAGTTCCCTTTCGCTCTTTCCAGTGGCTTCAAGAGGAGGAAAGTATAGAGAATATATTAATACAAGGAAAATCAAATGCATTACTGACGGAACAAACTCCAAATAGACAAGAAAAGCTAAATAGGAATACTAAGAAAAAAAGTATGCATGTATGCTGCATGTAATCTACTTTGatcaattttataatcaatTGCAGCACCTTAAAAATGACTTCACTAAATCAATTTTCTATTGAAAATTCGAGTAATCAATTATCTGAAACCATTACTGACAGTGCTAATGAAATGAAGTCCGTGCATCCCCAACCGACATATTGCATGCGTggtcaattatatataacattatttacAAACAACAAAAGCACACAAGTgcgtagaaaaaaaaaaggaatcaGTTACAAGATATGGCATAAGTAAATTAAGTCCTAAAACCCCCTTGACAGGGATGTAGTTGTGCACAATTTTCTCCATATGGCAGAAACAACAAAAGCAACAACACCTTCTACATTGTTCAGTCTTAGTTTAACAGGgataaattttatagaaatagAAGCAACAACGCAAGATACACCAGCATacacatgcaaaaataaaatagatcatTGCTCCTATATTTGATTCCCTACATATTTGTGGCTTTTGATGAAAATTGTGACAATTAATTTCTCCTTTTGTTCATTCCGCAATAGTTACACCCTAAGTATTCGCTGTTGCCAGACAAAATATGTTTTGGTCATTAATATTCCTTGCATCAAATTTCCAAGGGAAGAGAACTTTGAGTGCAGCACTCTATAGAAAGGCCTTGGTAAAGACCGTCCATGAATCAAAATAGAAACTTTCAATagtcaatcaaactaataaaatgtgATGCAGAACAAATTGATATTACCTCATTAAAGAGTGTAATGAAGATAATCGAATGAACCTCCAGAAGCAAAACCACTTCAAGCTGCAAAGTCTTCCATCCAAAGTGGTTAAGCAATGACTAAAGTTTTAACACCATACTCCCATTTGGAAACGCAGTGCCATACACGTGAGATAGTTTTTGTCATTCAGAGCTTCTGTCCCAAGTATATTGGCGATATTACCTTAGTCCACTTTCTCTTCACCATAATTCATTTTCTTGATTACCTATCGAGAGATgagattttaatttcaaaaacaaaatattagaaACATATATGGGATAAATACATTTGTTAAGTATTCCTTTATGCATCTTGTAGCAAATAAAGCAGGAATCCAAAGCGCATCAAAATGAAATGAACTAGACTAGCAATATTTCCAAACTTTTTTATCCATAAAAGATTATCTTTGAATTCAGGCTTAGGACTAACTCAACCCAAAAGGCTAATGCAGGAGACGATAGTTATCCACCACTTATATGTACTATTTTCTACGTATACTAATCAATGTAAGATCCCCAACTCACACCTCACACTATGGATTGTATATTACAAGTGTGAAATTCACaaaactgatatatatatatatatatatatactattttctCCATATTACTAATAAATGTAAGATCCCTAACTCACTCTTCACACTATGGATTGAACATTACAAGTGTGAAATTCACAAAACTGAACATACACAGATGGTTCCATAACTGATGAACTTAGACCTAACAACTACTAGGATGCACACTAATACCGTCCTTACAATTTGGACTAGTGCCTGACTCAAATCCAAAAATAAGCTGATGAGACGAGACATATCTTCtagttaaaaacattattttggtCATATATCACTAAACAATATAGAATCTCCGACAAACTAAAACAATGATTAAGCACtcaccaaataaaaaataatacaaagttAGCAAAAACAGTTAATACCTTCTATTATGAGTTGCACAGAGGAACATAACTAATTTAGGATTTACcttgttaaaatatttcttttggaGTTTGATTGCAGTTGTTATGCATCTTTTCACATTGATCTTTAACATCTTGTCATTGAAGATCTACGAAATATAAATTTGGTATATAAAGTTAGAGAACGCACAACAATGATTCAATTtgtatatatgaatttaatcaaCCACCCAAGGAAGGAAAACTAAGTTCGAACTTGACGCagatctaattaaaaaaaaaggaaagaaattggTTGAGGAAGAAAACACAGTTAAAAACAGATTTCATTAAGAACTTAAagaaatttgtttcaaatttcaaGAAATGATTATGGAAAATCACAAAAGAACACAAAATTGGATAGAAtaaaataacctaaaaaaacCATGctgaaatgataaaagaaatgaaaaaaataactctTTGGTCActataatataagtttttttttttgccctCTTAAATTTTGTCATGCTTGGGTGcctataaaaagttatatttcattttagccCCTAATCGTCAGGCCCGTGTTCTAATCTATGTTAACCACAACATCACTTAAAGACAAGGGCCgaccaggaaaaaaaaaagagaaaattaaaacaaaacaaccttTATTCATGGGAACTAAAAGGCTCTTTAAGCCTACAAATATATTGAGAATGGGGTGGTTTTAGTAATATATAGTAATACCAGAACCAGGTATAAGTTGATTCAAGAAAAGAGTCAACAAATAGGTACAACAAGCTCCTTTAACCTTCCTCAACAGAGTAAAACAGACATCATTAAATGATAACACTGATATGCAATTATTCACCAAGTTAGCTTGAAAATGTCATGAAGGTACAAAGTCCATGGAAGAATACAAGCTTCCAGAAATAGAAGTCTgtgcaatttcaattttacattttcaaaaacCATAATCCAAATAAAAGTACCCAAAACCAAacattataaacataaaatagaaGACAAAGTAAGAATGGTAAAATAGTTATAGCTTTTGAAACAGTaattaaatgttgaataaaaaaaacaaaagactgAAGCACCTGCCTTTATTATATCATCAAAGGAGTGAGTTTCTCGAAGGATCTTCTGGCGGTTTAAAACCAGTATTGCTGCAACGCAGAATATGGCCaactcattattttctttcattgaagAGGAAATACTGTTCATTTGAGCTCGATCATTTTTTTGCCAGATATTCTTTGCCAATCCACAAAAGGAATGGGATGAGAACGACTTCAATTTGATGCTGTATCCAGAGGTACAAGTTCTTTCATGACTTGAATGTGGGATAGCTTTTGTGTTGTCATTTTCATTATGATTTGACTGTGACCTACCACCCTTCACACTAGCACCACCGCTGTCTGCAATTACTTCTCTCAGATCATTGCTCGAGTGTCCAGGAAGATGTAATTCCAATGCTTCCAGGCAATTCTCTTCTAAGTCATAAGCCAAGGATTCATCAAAGTCAGCTGCCCACATCATCTGCACTAAACGAGAATATTCAGATCATGTATTGATGGGCTAAATCATTGATGCATATGAAAAGGGCTCATTAGAAAATGGCACAAAATAGGAAACATTCTTACAAATACACACACAGAGAAAGGATGTATCAAGAACTCTTGGTTATCATGGAAAACGGGAACTATAAATTTGAGTGATACAATCATACATGAAGAGACAAGATTAAAAGTGAGTTACTGAGCACATGACCgcttaaaaaaagtaatttcatTTATCTATTAGTTTTGAACTTTCAATAGGATCTAACAATTTTATAGTTCTCTTTTTTCACAATAACAGCCTGAATACATGAGAGAACAAATCAAATTACATTGTTACAAGTTACAGAAACTGCTATACTATCAATAACTCTATAAACGCTATGATTTCACTGAATCCAACCCTTGagttgtaattatatatttattttaaaatttatacactAACAATGTAACACAGCCTCACACtgtcaaccaaaaaaaaaaggtaatgcAAAAGCTAACAAATTTACCATACATGATGATTTAGAATTGGATGACCatgaaaaactattttacatTGTCAATGCAAAGTCTATttcctcttatttaattatttttgacaAATTCTCCAAAAATGGCACAACTATAAGCATATAATGAAAGAGtgttatgttttatattaaaaatcatttcaatGTTTTCCAGTAATCCAATAATCTCTAGAGTTTCTGCTGAAGTAGAAGCAGGAAAGTAAAAAAGTAGTTCCCCGAAAAGTAGCTATTGAATTAATTGGTTCTCTTTTGAAGATAGGGGGAGAATTAATCACAAACCTCCCACATTGAAAGAGCCTCATTGAAAGACAACTCTCTTCGAAAAAGAACTAGCAACATACGAAATGCAAAATGAAGGCTTTCAGCACCAATTTTTGAAAGGTGGGCAAACATTTCTTTGTCTAACAGTTCAAGAATATGCCATAATGCTCGCAACTGCTTCAAGACTCTTGTTGGGCCTtccatttgaaaattttctcgCTGGTAATATGTGAAACAAAACATGTCAGTCACCGCAAACTAACTTATATAGTTGAAATTTAGCAAGATTTGTGAATACCATTCTCCTTAAAAGCATCTCAAAACACCAAAATGCATCTGCATTATCCTCAAAGATTACAACAAAGGGAGACAGCAAATCGCTCATACCTAAAATCCAATATTCAGTGAAAAGATAAGTGTTGGCATCCAGAGTCAGTGTGACAGAACTCTTGATAGAACAAAATAGAACAGAATCATCGGTAAGAAGTCAACAAAAACCAAGGAAAAAACAACCTTGGCAATACCCCGTAGCAGGATCAACCCAGGCATAGACAGCAAGAATATCTGACATTCTGGCTAAATTTCTCGTGTCCTCGTAGAATTCAAGATGACTATCGGTCCTCACAACA
Coding sequences:
- the LOC106778478 gene encoding probable peroxidase 26 → MERSMRVAFPLVVFAVASVCYGMADSAVVRPPPTNLKWHYYKITNTCRDAEEYVRHQVKLFWDSDRSITAKLLRLVYTDCFVTGCDASILLDEGPNPEKKAEQNRGLGGFVAIDKIKYVLESRCPGKVSCADILHLATRDAVHLAGGPSYPVLTGRKDSSTSDAASVDLPSPSISLQKLLEYFRSRNLNEVHMTTLLGAHTLGRTHCSYIVDRLYNYTGSGKPDPSMSATLLESLRKLCPPRKKGQPDPLVYLNPESVSNYNFTESYYRRILSNDAVLGVDQQLLYGGNTKQITEEFAAGFEDFRKNFAAAMYQMGNFKVLTGNQGEIRINCRYANK
- the LOC106778477 gene encoding GTPase-activating protein GYP5 isoform X5, whose translation is MHSSVGTGSLAYVVGSKVMDVRTFSKDGRKLQDNIEESTCYDNNVEVGKCYDRSNISTEEAKASHCKSSNNGIELVSLRISTDNVACDSSGQQNSTYLKSGREDEELDYVSANSFDFPHLSVTNMSENSDKDQSGIELRDRLPVPEQSIFEDDSMHSFRINNNVDLVIESNGKQPLSTLHPMDSEIGIASPDEEEPELLSKNQVYQAQMVNQLKISDVPQPIMIRSSISQAWPVSEERVSEWLWTLHRIVVDVVRTDSHLEFYEDTRNLARMSDILAVYAWVDPATGYCQGMSDLLSPFVVIFEDNADAFWCFEMLLRRMRENFQMEGPTRVLKQLRALWHILELLDKEMFAHLSKIGAESLHFAFRMLLVLFRRELSFNEALSMWEMMWAADFDESLAYDLEENCLEALELHLPGHSSNDLREVIADSGGASVKGGRSQSNHNENDNTKAIPHSSHERTCTSGYSIKLKSFSSHSFCGLAKNIWQKNDRAQMNSISSSMKENNELAIFCVAAILVLNRQKILRETHSFDDIIKIFNDKMLKINVKRCITTAIKLQKKYFNKVIKKMNYGEEKVD